The Pseudomonas sp. FP2309 genomic sequence GGCGCAGAACCGTTGAATAAATTGCTGCCCGACGCCGTGGCGCAACTCCCTGTGGAGTTGCGTCCGGAGATCTTCCATCAGGCCGGCAAGCACCACGATGAAATCACCGCCACGCGTTATCGCGAAGCCGGTGTGGAGGCCAACGTACAGCCTTTCATCAAAGACATGGCCCATGCCTATGGCTGGGCCGACCTGGTGGTCTGTCGCGCTGGTGCGCTGACCGTCAGTGAACTGGCCGCCGCCGGTCTGCCGTCCTTGCTGGTGCCTTTGCCCCATGCGATCGACGATCACCAGACCCGCAACGCCGAATATTTGGCCGGGGAGGGCGCTGCCTTCCTGCTGCCGCAAAGAACGACTGGCGCCGCCGATTTGGCCGCACGCCTGACCGAGGTTTTGATGCAACCGGAACGACTCAACAGCATGGCGAGCACCGCAAGCCGCCTGGCCAAACCTGACGCAACCCGCACCGTGGTCGATATCTGCCTGGAGGTGGCCCATGGTTGAGAATCAGAAAGCCATGCCGCACCCCGAGATGCGCCGTATCCGTCGTATCCACTTCGTCGGTATCGGCGGCGTGGGCATGTGCGGTATTGCCGAAGTTCTGCTCAACCTGGGCTACCAGGTGTCCGGCTCCGACTTGAAAGAATCGCCGGTTACCGAGCGCCTGAAGTCCTTCGGTGCACAGATATTTATCGGCCACCGTTCCGAAAACGCCGCCGACGCTGACGTGCTGGTGGTATCCAGTGCCGTGAACACCTCCAACCCGGAAGTTGCCACTGCCCTTGAGCGCCGTATTCCCGTGGTGCCACGCGCTGAAATGCTGGCCGAGCTGATGCGCTATCGCCACGGTATCGCCGTTGCCGGTACCCACGGCAAGACCACCACCACCAGCCTGATTGCCTCGGTGTTCGCCGCCGGTGGCCTGGACCCGACGTTCGTGATCGGTGGCCGCCTGAATGCAGCCGGCACCAACGCCCAGCTCGGCACCAGCCGTTACCTGATCGCCGAAGCCGATGAGAGCGACGCCAGCTTCCTGCACCTGCAACCGCTGGTGGCCGTCGTGACCAACATCGACGAAGACCACATGGCCACCTACGACGGCGACTTCAACAAGTTGAAGAAAACCTTCGTCGAGTTCCTGCACAACCTGCCGTTCTACGGTTTGGCCGTGGTGTGCCTGGACGACCCGGTGGTGCGCGAGATCCTGCCGCAGGTCAAGCGCCCAACCGTGACCTACGGTTTCAGCGAAGACGCCGACGTACGCGCTATCAATGTGCGCCAGGAAGGCATGCAAACCTTCTTCACCGTGCTGCGTCCTGACCGTGAGCCGCTGGATGTGTCGGTGAACATGCCGGGCAACCACAACGTATTGAATTCCCTGGCGACCATCTGCATTGCCTCCGACGAAGGCGTCAGCGATGAGGCCATTGTCGAAGGCCTCTCGCGCTTTGCCGGTGTGGGCCGTCGCTTCCAGGTCTACGGCCATTTGCCGGTAGACGGCGGTGACGTGATGTTGGTGGACGACTACGGTCACCACCCGACCGAAGTGGCTGCAGTGATCAAAGCCGTACGCGGTGGCTGGCCGGAGCGTCGTTTGGTGATGGTCTACCAGCCGCACCGCTACAGCCGCACCCGCGATTTGTACGACGACTTCGTCAATGTACTGGCCGATGCCAACGTGCTGCTGCTGATGGAGGTTTACCCGGCCGGTGAAGAACCGATCCCGGGAGCCGACAGCCGCAAGCTGTGCAACAGCATCCGTCAGCGTGGCCAATTGGACCCGATCTACATCGAACGGGGCGTGGACCTGGCGCCCATCGTCAAGCCACTGCTGCGTGCCGGCGACATTCTGTTGTGCCAGGGCGCCGGCGATATCGGCGGCCTTGCCCCCAAATTGCTGGCGAGCCCGTTGTTCGCAGCCGCACAGGGAAAGTCGAAATGACCACTGACTACGGCTCCCTGTTTTCGACCATCGCGCCAGCCGACTTCGGTCGCGTGGCCGTGCTGTTTGGCGGCAAGAGCGCAGAGCGTGAAGTGTCGCTCAAGTCCGGCAACGCGGTGCTTGAGGCGCTGCAAAGCGCCGGTGTGAATGCGTTCGGTATCGATGTGGGCGATGACTTCCTCGCGCGCTTGCAGGCTGAAAAGATCGACCGTGCGTTCATCATTCTTCACGGCCGCGGCGGTGAAGACGGCAGCATGCAAGGCCTGCTGGAGTGTGCCGGGATCCCTTACACCGGCAGCGGCATCCTCGCCTCGGCACTGGCGATGGACAAGTTGCGCACCAAGCAGGTTTGGCACAGCCTGGGCATTCCAACCCCGCGCCACAGCGTGCTGTGCAGCGAAGACGATTGTATTTCCGCAGCCGAGGAACTGGGCCTGCCTTTGATCGTCAAACCTGCCCATGAAGGCTCCAGTATCGGCATGGCCAAAGTGAACTCGGCCGCCGAATTGATCGACGCATGGAAAGCGGCAAGTACCTACGATTCGCAAGTGTTGGTGGAACAGTGGATCCAGGGTCCCGAGTACACCATCGCCACCCTGCGTGGCCAGGTATTGCCGCCCATCGCATTGGGCACGCCCCACACGTTTTACGACTACGACGCCAAGTATGTGGCCTCCGATACCCAGTACCGGATCCCATGTGGCCTTGACGCAACCAAGGAACAGGAATTGATGGACCTCACGGCGAAAGCCTGTGAGGCGCTGGGTATCGCCGGTTGGGCGCGGGCGGACGTGATGCAGGACGACGCAGGGAATTTCTGGTTCCTGGAAGTCAACACGGCACCGGGCATGACCGACCACAGCCTGGTCCCTATGGCAGCCCGCGCGGCCGGCCTGGATTTCCAGCAATTGGTGCTGGCGATTCTGGCGGCCAGTATCGAGTCCCGAGGCTAAGACATGAAAGGCGCATCGCTTCGTCATCAGCCCCCACAAGCACCGAGCCGCAAGCCGGTGCCACGGGGTGCCAGCCGAATGGTGGCTAAAGAGCCGATGTCGGCGCGCCTGCCGAAAGCCAACTTTGGTTTCCTCAAGGCGCTGTTCTGGCCGGTGTTATTGGTGGTGCTGGGCTTCGGCACGTATGAAGGCGCGCAGCGTCTGCTGCCGTACGCCGATCGGCCGATTACCAAAATCAGCGTGCAGGGCGATTTGAGCTACATCAGCCAGCAAGCGGTACAACAGCGCATCGGCCCGTTCCTGGCGGCGAGCTTTTTTACCATCGACCTGGCGGGGATGCGTCGCGAGCTGGAACAGATGCCGTGGATCGCCCACGCCGAAGTCCGCCGTGTGTGGCCGGATCAGGTGACGATCCGCCTGGAAGAACAACTGCCCGTGGCCCGTTGGGGCGAGGAAGCGCTGTTGAACAACCAGGGCCAGGCGTTCACGCCGCGTGAGTTGGCCAACTACGAGCACCTGCCGCAGTTGTTCGGGCCGCAGCGGGCGCAGCAGCAAGTGATGCAGCAGTACCAGGCCTTGAGCCAGATGCTGCGGCCACTGGGCTTCTCCATTGCACGCCTGGAACTGCGTGAACGGGGCAGCTGGTTTTTGACGACCGGGGCAGGCAGTTCCGGCCCGGGCATCCAGTTGTTGCTGGGACGCGACCGCTTGGTGGAAAAGATGCGCCGTTTTATCGCCATCTATGACAAGACCTTGAAAGAACAGATTACGAACATTGCGAGCGTCGACCTGCGTTACGCCAACGGCCTTGCCGTCGGCTGGCGTGAACCGGCTGCGCCCACGGCAGCGCAACCCGCTGTCGCGAAGAATTAAGAAGAGGCAGGACCCATGGCAAACGTGCAAAGCGGCAAAATGATCGTCGGTCTCGATATCGGCACCTCCAAGGTGGTGGCGCTGGTGGGCGAGGTCGGGGAAGACGGCACGATCGAGATCGTCGGTATTGGCACGCATCCGTCCCGGGGCCTGAAGAAGGGCGTGGTGGTGAATATCGAGTCCACCGTGCAATCGATCCAGCGCGCCATCGAAGAAGCGCAGCTGATGGCCGGTTGCCGGATTCACTCGGCATTTGTCGGCGTTGCGGGCAACCACATCCGCAGCCTGAACTCCCACGGCATCGTGGCGATCCGCGACCGTGAAGTCAGTTCGGCCGACCTTGAGCGCGTGCTCGACGCTGCCCAGGCCGTGGCGATCCCGGCTGACCAGCGCGTGCTGCACACCCTGCCGCAGGACTACGTGATCGATAATCAGGAAGGCGTTCGCGAGCCTCTGGGCATGTCGGGCGTGCGTCTGGAAGCCAAGGTCCACGTGGTGACCTGTGCCGTCAACGCCGCACAGAACATTGAAAAATGCGTGCGCCGCTGCGGCCTGGAAATCGACGACATCATTCTCGAGCAACTTGCCTCGGCCTACTCGGTACTGACCGACGATGAAAAGGAACTGGGCGTGTGCCTGGTGGACATCGGCGGCGGTACCACCGACATCGCGATCTTCACCGAGGGTGCGATTCGTCACACTGCCGTGATCCCGATTGCCGGCGACCAGGTGACCAACGACATCGCCATGGCGTTGCGCACACCGACTCAGTACGCCGAAGAAATCAAGATCCGCTACGCCTGTGCCCTGGCCAAACTGGCCGGCGCCGGTGAGACCATCAAAGTGCCGAGTGTGGGTGATCGTCCACCGCGCGAACTGTCGCGCCAGGCCCTGGCTGAAGTGGTCGAGCCACGCTACGACGAGTTGTTCACCCTGATCCAGGCTGAACTGCGCCGCAGCGGCTACGAAGATTTGATCCCGGCCGGCATCGTGCTGACCGGCGGTACCTCGAAGATGGAAGGCGCGGTCGAACTGGCCGAGGAAATCTTCCACATGCCCGTCCGCCTGGGCGTGCCCCATGGCGTCAAAGGCCTGGGTGACGTGGTACGCAACCCGATTTATTCCACCGGTGTGGGCTTGCTGTTGTACGGGCTGCAAAAGCAGACCGACGGCATTTCCCTGTCGGGCCCGAGTAACCGTGACAGCTACCGCAGCGACGACGAAGCCAAAGCGCCGTTGTTCGAGCGGTTGCAGGCATGGGTAAAAGGCAACTTCTAACAAAGTTAGCGGCAAGCGACAAGCCGCAAGCTTCAAGAGTACGGCGCTCCAGGCTTGCGGCTTATCGCTTGAAGCTTGGAGCTGATGTAAGCAGTAGGCGAAAAAACTAGAGAAAACGAAAGGAGAGGGAACATGTTCGAACTCGTAGACAACATCCCCGCCAGCCCGGTCATTAAAGTGATCGGCGTCGGCGGTGGCGGCGGCAACGCTGTCAACCATATGGTCAAGAGCAACATTGAAGGCGTTGAATTCATCTGCGCCAACACTGATGCCCAGGCGCTGAAAAGCATCGGCGCGCGGACCATCCTGCAATTGGGCACAGCCGTGACCAAGGGCCTCGGCGCGGGCGCCAATCCGGAAGTCGGCCGTCAGGCCGCTCTGGAAGACCGCGAGCGTATTGCCGAAGTGCTGCAAGGCACCAACATGGTGTTCATCACCACCGGCATGGGCGGCGGTACCGGTACCGGTGCTGCACCGATCATTGCCGAAGTGGCCAAGGAAATGGGGATCCTGACGGTTGCCGTCGTGACGCGTCCGTTCCCGTTCGAAGGCCGCAAGCGCATGCAGATCGCCGACGAAGGCATCCGTCTGCTGTCTGAAAGCGTCGACTCGTTGATCACCATCCCCAACGAGAAGCTGCTGACCATCCTGGGCAAGGACGCAAGCCTGCTGTCCGCGTTCGCCAAGGCTGACGATGTACTGGCCGGTGCCGTTCGTGGTATCTCCGACATCATCAAGCGCCCAGGCATGATCAACGTCGACTTTGCCGACGTACGTACCGTGATGAGCGAAATGGGCATGGCGATGATGGGCACCGGCTGCGCCAGCGGTCCGAACCGTGCACGCGAAGCCACCGAAGCGGCCATCCGTAACCCGCTGCTCGAAGATGTGAACCTGCAAGGTGCACGCGGCATTCTGGTGAATATCACCGCCGGTCCTGACCTGTCCCTGGGTGAGTACTCCGACGTGGGTAGCATCATCGAAGCCTTCGCTTCCGAGCACGCCATGGTCAAAGTCGGTACCGTTATCGACCCGGACATGCGCGACGAACTGCACGTGACCGTGGTTGCGACCGGTCTGGGCGCGAAAATCGAGAAGCCTGTGAAGGTCATCGACAACACGCTGCATAACAGCCAAGCCAGCCACGCCAGCCAGGCGGCTGCCGCTCCAGCGCCTTCGCGCCAGGAACTGCCGTCGGTGAACTACCGTGATCTGGACCGTCCGACCGTGATGCGCAACCAGGCTCAGGCCGGTGCTGCGGCGTCCCGTAGCCCGAATCCGCAAGACGATCTGGACTACCTGGACATCCCGGCATTCCTGCGTCGTCAGGCCGATTAATGGAATGTATCAGGGCTATGAAGGTGATTGGTGTTCAGCAAAGGTCTGGTCTGCTATTATCGCCAGCCTTTGTTGATACCAGTTCGCAATTTGCGCTGAAGCGGTCCAAGCCATGATTAAACAACGCACCCTGAAGAATATTATTCGTGCCACAGGTGTAGGTCTGCACTCCGGGGAGAAGGTATACCTGACCCTCAAGCCTGCACCTGTCGACACCGGCATCGTGTTTGTGCGTGCCGACCTGGACCCTGCGGTGCAGATTCCTGCTCGCGCGGAAAACGTTGGCGAAACCACTATGTCGACCACATTGGTCAACGGTGACGTCAAGGTGGACACGGTAGAGCACTTGCTCTCGGCCATGGCCGGTTTGGGCATCGATAACGCCTACGTCGAGCTCTCCGCGTCCGAAGTCCCTATCATGGATGGCAGCGCTGGACCCTTCGTATTCTTGATTCAATCTGCCGGCCTGGAAGAACAGGACGCAGCCAAGAAGTTCATTCGCATTCTGCGGGAAGTGACAGTTGAAGACGGCGACAAGCGCGCCACCTTCGTCCCGTTCGAAGGCTTTAAAGTGAGCTTTGAGATCGATTTCGATCACCCGGTATTCCGTGACCGCACCCAAAGTGCAAGCGTGGATTTTTCCAGCACTTCGTTCGTAAAAGAAGTCAGCCGCGCCCGTACCTTTGGTTTCATGAGTGACATCGAGTACCTGCGCAAGCACAACCTCGCACTCGGCGGCAGCGTTGAAAACGCCATTGTGGTCGACGCGGATGGTGTACTGAACGAAGACGGCCTTCGCTACGAAGACGAATTCGTGAAGCACAAGATCCTCGATGCAATCGGTGACCTCTACCTGCTGGGCAATAGCCTGATAGGCGAGTTCAAAGGCTTCAAGTCGGGCCACGCCCTTAACAACCAGCTGCTGCGCAAGTTGATTGAGCAGACGGACGCTTGGGAAGTCGTGACCTTCGAAGATGCCAGCACCGCACCGATCTCTTACATGCGTCCCGTTGCGGCGGTGTAAGTAACAACTCTCTTTCTTTAGTTTTAAAGGCTGCCTTCGGGTGGCCTTTTTTTATGTCTGCGGTTCAGATGACTTGCTGCGGCGAGCTTGCCTCATGACCGGGTTGGCGCACCCACAATCCGATTGCGGCCGGTGTGCTTGGCCTCATACAGCGCCCGGTCGGCGCTCAGCAGCAGAGCCTCCAGCGACGTATGTCCGTGCTTGTCCCACGTGCTCATGCCAATACTTACGGTGATTGGCCGTTCATCGCCAGCCACCCGTGGCAGCTGCTCTACACTGCTGCGGATATGCTCGGCAATGACCCAGGCGCCCTTGGCGTCGGTATGCGGCAGTACCACGGCAAATTCTTCCCCGCCATAGCGGGCCGCCAGATCGGCGGGTCGTCGGATGTTGCTGCCGATCACTTGAGCCACCGTGCGCAAGGCTTCATCGCCGCCTTGATGACCATGGCGATCGTTGAATGCCTTGAAGTGGTCCACGTCGATCATCAGCACGGTCAACGGCTCCGTCGAGCGTTGCGCACGGTCCCATTCCAGGCGCAGGCGCTCGTCAAGGAGACGGCGGTTGGCCAGCCCGGTCAGGGCGTCGGTGGCTGCCAGTTCTGACAGCACCCGTTCGGCGCGGTAGCGGCGCCGCAGTTCGCGGCGCAGCATCCAGGTGAGCCACAGCAAACCGATGCAGAGGATACCGGTGGCGCCGCTGGTCAGCAGCGCGGCGCGTCGCCAGGGCGCCAGAACGTCGTCACTTGAGAGGGCCACCACCACGATCAGCGGCAGCTCGCCGACGTTGGTGAAGGTATACAAGCGCTCCTTGCCAGAGAGGGCAGAGACGGCCTGGAAGCTGCCATCGCCTTCACGCAGTATGCGTTTGAAATTGGGTCGATCGCTCAGGTCCTTGTTGATCATGTCCCGCTCAAGCAGCGGCTGCTGTGCAAGCAGGATCCCATCATTGTTGAGCAGGTTGACGCTGCTGCCATTGCCGATCGTCAACGTGCTGAACAGTTGGTCGAAATACGCCAGACGCATGGTCGCCACCGCCACGCCGGCAAATTCACCGTTGGGCCCGGACACACGCCGACTGAACGCCATGCGCCATACCTGGTCGCAGTCGCAACGGATTTTGAACGGACGACTGATAAATAAACCGGCCAAAGCGTTCGTGGCGTGGACCTGGAAATAATCGCGGTCGGCAAAGTTGCGCGGCGTGGGTTGCAGGGTCGAAGAGTCTGCGATCACCGTGCCTTTGGCGTCGAGCAACAGTACCTCACCCTTGAAAGGCGCGGCACCCGCTAAATCAAACTGCACCAGGTGTTGGATGTCCGCGCTAACCTGAGACAAGTCTTCACGTTTTTGCGCCGTGATCAGCCCTTTCAGGGCCAGGTCGTACAGCTCGACGTTACGCAGCACATCGGCATTGATCAGTTGGGCAATATTGGTGGTTGAGCGCGTAGCCGCTTGCAGCGTGCTTGTGTGTTCGCGGCTCAACAACGCCGCGACGATGGTCACAATCAGTGCGACGGTGAAGCTGCTGCCGAGAATCAACAGCAGTTCAGGGTGCGCTGGTACGGTACGGGCACGGCGTTGACTCATGGGGCAGACTTCAGCGGTGTGAATACTGGCAGTTTAGTTGTACCCGATGAAAATTAAACACTGCGCTGTAAAGAAAGATCGCGGGTCAGAACACGTCCAGCGGATGGTCGACAATCCCCCGATGCTCATCCATGTCGCGGTCCACCGCCGAATAACCGTCGCGCATCATCGATGCGTCAACTTAACGCAGGCGAGCGGTGCGATGCAGCGTGTAACAAGATAAGGGCTATTGCCGAAAACGCAGCAGTGGCCCCTCAGACCGGCAGAGTGATACCAAACGTATTGCCGCCGTGTTCGCTGCGCACGAATACATCCCCGCCGTGCATCAACGCAATTGCCTTGACGATGGCCAGGCCCAAGCCATGATTGGCCCCGCTGTTGCTGCGCGAAGCGTCCACGCGATAGAAGCGTTCGAACAGCCGTGGCAGGTGCTCAAGGGCAATCGCTTCGCCGGGGTTGGTCACGCCGATGGTCACTTGCTGCTCTTTCACTTCAATGTTTACGTTGATCGCCTGCCCTGGCGCGGTGTGCTGCACCGCATTGCTCAGCAGATTGATCAGGGCGCGGCGCAAATGGGCTTTTTCGATCTGCACCCTGGCATCACCCTGGACCTGCACGTGCACCTGGGCGTCTTCGAGAATGAAATCCAGATAGTCGAGGGTGGTTGCCACTTCATCGGCCAGCGAGCTTTCGATCAGCTTGGTGGCCTTGCTGCCCTGGTCGGCGCTGGCGAGGAACAGCATGTCGTTGATGATCGAGCGCAGCCGCTCCAGCTCTTCCAGATTGGATTCGAGCACCTCGAGATAATGCTCGGCCGAGCGTCCACGGGTGAGCGCCACCTGGGTCTGGCCGATGAGGTTGGTCAGCGGCGAGCGCAGTTCATGGGCCACGTCGGCATTGAACGATTCCAGGCGAGAGTAGGCCTGCTCGACGCGGTCGAGGGTGGCGTTGAACGAGTTGACGAATTGCCTGAGTTCCGGCGGCAACGGTGACAGCTGCAGGCGCCCGGAGAGCTTTGGCGGGGCGAGTTTCTGCGCTTCCTGCGAGAGTTTTTCCAGCGGCTTGAGGCCAATGCGCGAGACCCAGAAGCCCAGCAGCGCCGCCAGCACCACGCCGACAAAGGCCAGGCCGATCAGGGCCATCAGCAGATGGTGTTGCGTGGCGCGGAAATTCTCGGTGTCGATGGCAATCATAAAACGCAGCGGCGGGCGTTGCTCCTTTGCCACAAACTGGCTCACCAGCACCTTGAACGGATAATCGTGGCCGGGCAGGTGCAAGTCGCGTTTTCCGGTGGCGCCCTGGGCAAACGCGCGGATCTGCGCGTCAGGCTCACCGTATTCGTAGCTTGGGTCACTGCTGACTACCCAGAAGCGGATACGCTTGTCTTCCTCGCCCAACAGTTTGAGCTTGGCTTTGATCTTCACCCAATGCTCCGGCGTACCGAAGCGATTTACCGAGGACTCCAGCACGCTGTAGCGCGCATCCAGTTCCGCCCCCGGCAACAGGCCCAGGCCCCGGTCCACCTGCTGGTACAGGGCGCCGCCGATCAACACAAAGATCAACAGCGCCACCAGGGTGAACATGCCGCTCAGGCGCAGCGCGATGGAGTTAGCCGACACTGCGGTTCTCCAGCACATAGCCCATGCCACGGATGGTGTGCAGCAGTTTGTGTTCGAAGGGCCCGTCGAGCTTGGCGCGCAGGCGTTTGATCGCCACTTCGACGACGTTGGCGTCGCTGTCGAAATTAATGTCCCAGACCATCTCTGCAATCGCCGTCTTGGAAAGGATTTCACCCTGGCGCCGCGCCAACACGCTGAGCAGCGAGAACTCCTTGGCGGTCAGGTCCAGGCGTACGTTGTTGCGGCTGGCCTTGCGGCTGATCAAATCGATCCACAGGTCGGCCACGGTGACCTGGACTGGCTCATGGCCGCCGCTGCGGCGGGTCAGGGCCTGCAGGCGCGCGACCAGCTCCAGGAACGAAAACGGTTTGCCGAGGTAATCGTCGGCTCCTTCGCGAAGGCCGCGAATGCGGTCTTCCACGCGCTCGCGGGCGGTGAGCATGATCACGGGGGTCTGCTTGCGTGCACGTATCGCACGCAGCACGCCGAAGCCGTCTAGGCCGGGGAGCATCACATCGAGCACGATCACCGCGTAGTCGTTCTCCAGCGCCAGGTGCAGGCCCTCGATGCCCTCGCGGGCCACGTCGACGGTGTAGCCCTGTTCTGTCAGGCCGCGGTGCAGGTAGTCCGCGGTTTTTTCTTCATCTTCAACAATCAGTACGCGCATGAGCCTTTTGCTCCAGGGCGGTGCCTTGGCCTCAGTGTGTGGTCGCCAGCGTGGCGGCGGGTTTGGGCCGGTGAAAAAATTTCTCGAGGCACAAGTATATGACCGGTGTGGTGAACAGCGTCAGCGCCTGGCTCACCAGCAGCCCACCGACCACTGCAATGCCCAGCGGCTGGCGCATTTCTGCGCCGGGGCCGGCACCGAGCATCAGCGGCACCGCGCCGAGCAGCGCGGCGAGGGTGGTCATGATGATCGGCCGGAACCGCGTCACGCAGGCTTCATAAATTGCTTCTTCGGGCGGTAAGCCGCGTACGCGCTGAGCTTCCAGGGCGAAGTCGATCATCAGAATGCCGTTTTTCTTGACGATGCCGATCAGCAGCACCAGGCCGATCAGCGCCATGATCGAAAAGTCCTGGCCCATCAGGGTCAGCATGATCAGTGCGCCCAAGCCCGCCGACGGCAAGGTGGAAATAATCGTCAGCGGGTGCACGAAGCTTTCGTACAGCACACCCAGAATGATGTAGACCGCCACCAGCGCCGCGAGGATCAACCATGGCTGGCTGGCCAAGGAGCTTTGGAACGCCTGGGCCGCGCCCTGGAAGTTGCCGATGATGGTAGTAGGCATGCCGATTTCGTTCTTGGCCTGATTGAGCATGATCACCGCATCGCCCAACGCCACGCCGGGCGCCAGGTTGAACGACAGGTTGGCGGCGGGGAACATCCCATCGTGGCTGATGGACAATGGCCCCACGCTCGGCGGATCGACCTTGGCCAAGGCCGACAGCGGCACCATCTCATTGGTCAACGGCGAACGCAGGTAGAAGTAGTTCAGGCTTTCGGCCTTGCCGCGCTGCCGGGTGTCGAGTTCCAGCACCACCTGGTACTGGTTGATCTCGGTCTGAAATTCGTTGATCTGGCGTTGGCCGAAGGCATCGTACAGCGCCTGGTCGACGTCGGTGGCGGTCAGGCCGAAACGTGCCGCCGCCTGGCGGTCGATGCTGATGTGGGTGATGCTGCCGCCCAGTTGCAGGTCGTTGGACAGGTCGCGAAACGCCGGGTTGGTGCGCAGTTTTTCGGTGAGGCGCTGGGTCCAGGTGTTCAGCGTCGGGCCGTCGTTGCTCTTGAGCACGTATTGATACTGTGCACGGCTGGGGCCGGAGCTGAGGTTGATGTCCTGGCCGGCGCGCAGGTACAGCACGATACCAGGCACCTTCGCCAGTTTCGGGCGGATACGGTCGATAAACTGGCTGGCCGACACATCGCGATCGCCACGATCTTTGAGGGCGATCCAAAAACGCCCGTTGGCGATGGTCTGGTTGCTGCCGGTCACGCCCACCGAGTGGGAAAACGCCTGCACCGCCGGGTCGTCCTTAATGATCTCGGCCAGCGCCTTGTGCTTGGCGACCATGTCCGGGAACGACACGTCGGCCGCCGCTTCGCTGGTGCCAAGCACAAAACCGGTGTCCTGCACCGGGAAGAACCCCTTGGGAATAAACACATAGCCGACCACGGCCAGGGCCAGGGTCACGATAAAAATCGCCGCCATGCTGCGTTGATGGGCCAGCGCACGGCGCAGGTTGCGTGCATAACCGGCCAGCAGGCGGTCGCTGAAACCGGGCTTGTCGTGGGCCGGGTGCGTGGGCGCGCGCATAAACAGCGCGGCCAGGGTCGGTGCCAGTGTCAGCGACACCACCACCGAAATCAGGATGGTCGAGGTCGCCGTCAGCGCAAATTCCTTGAACAAACGCCCGACCACGCCGCCCATGAACAGCAGCGGAATAAACGCCGCCACCAGCGAGAAGCTGATGGACACCACGGTAAATCCAATCTCGCCGGCCCCCTTGATCGCGGCTTCGCGTTTGTCGAGCCCCGCTTCCAGGTGACGATGGATGTTCTCCACCACCACGATGGCATCGTCCACCACGAAGCCGACGGCGATCACGATCGCCACCAGGGTCAGGTTGTTCAGGCTGAAGCCCATCACGTACATCAGCGCAAAACTGGCGACCAGCGACACCCCCAGCACGCTGGACACGATCAGCGTCGCCGACAGCTGGCGCAAGAAC encodes the following:
- a CDS encoding multidrug efflux RND transporter permease subunit → MSRSPSAWCVDHPVATLLLTFALVLLGIIAFPRLAIAPLPEAEFPTIQVSAALPGASPDTMASSVATPLEVQFSAIPGMTQMTSSSALGSSLLTLQFTLDKSIDTAAQEVQAAINTASGKLPGDMPSLPTWKKVNPADSPVLILSVSSDSMPGTELSDYVETLLARQISQIDGVGQINITGQQRPAIRVQASPDKLAAIGLTLADVRLAIQQSSLNLAKGAIYGENSVSTLSTNDQLFHPEDYAQLIVSYKDGAPVQLRDIAKVVNGSENAYVQAWSGDTPGVNLVISRQPGANIVETVDRIQAELPRLQGMLPASVQVSVLSDRTKTIRASLHEVEVTLLIAILLVVAVMALFLRQLSATLIVSSVLGVSLVASFALMYVMGFSLNNLTLVAIVIAVGFVVDDAIVVVENIHRHLEAGLDKREAAIKGAGEIGFTVVSISFSLVAAFIPLLFMGGVVGRLFKEFALTATSTILISVVVSLTLAPTLAALFMRAPTHPAHDKPGFSDRLLAGYARNLRRALAHQRSMAAIFIVTLALAVVGYVFIPKGFFPVQDTGFVLGTSEAAADVSFPDMVAKHKALAEIIKDDPAVQAFSHSVGVTGSNQTIANGRFWIALKDRGDRDVSASQFIDRIRPKLAKVPGIVLYLRAGQDINLSSGPSRAQYQYVLKSNDGPTLNTWTQRLTEKLRTNPAFRDLSNDLQLGGSITHISIDRQAAARFGLTATDVDQALYDAFGQRQINEFQTEINQYQVVLELDTRQRGKAESLNYFYLRSPLTNEMVPLSALAKVDPPSVGPLSISHDGMFPAANLSFNLAPGVALGDAVIMLNQAKNEIGMPTTIIGNFQGAAQAFQSSLASQPWLILAALVAVYIILGVLYESFVHPLTIISTLPSAGLGALIMLTLMGQDFSIMALIGLVLLIGIVKKNGILMIDFALEAQRVRGLPPEEAIYEACVTRFRPIIMTTLAALLGAVPLMLGAGPGAEMRQPLGIAVVGGLLVSQALTLFTTPVIYLCLEKFFHRPKPAATLATTH
- a CDS encoding sensor domain-containing diguanylate cyclase → MSQRRARTVPAHPELLLILGSSFTVALIVTIVAALLSREHTSTLQAATRSTTNIAQLINADVLRNVELYDLALKGLITAQKREDLSQVSADIQHLVQFDLAGAAPFKGEVLLLDAKGTVIADSSTLQPTPRNFADRDYFQVHATNALAGLFISRPFKIRCDCDQVWRMAFSRRVSGPNGEFAGVAVATMRLAYFDQLFSTLTIGNGSSVNLLNNDGILLAQQPLLERDMINKDLSDRPNFKRILREGDGSFQAVSALSGKERLYTFTNVGELPLIVVVALSSDDVLAPWRRAALLTSGATGILCIGLLWLTWMLRRELRRRYRAERVLSELAATDALTGLANRRLLDERLRLEWDRAQRSTEPLTVLMIDVDHFKAFNDRHGHQGGDEALRTVAQVIGSNIRRPADLAARYGGEEFAVVLPHTDAKGAWVIAEHIRSSVEQLPRVAGDERPITVSIGMSTWDKHGHTSLEALLLSADRALYEAKHTGRNRIVGAPTRS
- a CDS encoding heavy metal response regulator transcription factor; protein product: MRVLIVEDEEKTADYLHRGLTEQGYTVDVAREGIEGLHLALENDYAVIVLDVMLPGLDGFGVLRAIRARKQTPVIMLTARERVEDRIRGLREGADDYLGKPFSFLELVARLQALTRRSGGHEPVQVTVADLWIDLISRKASRNNVRLDLTAKEFSLLSVLARRQGEILSKTAIAEMVWDINFDSDANVVEVAIKRLRAKLDGPFEHKLLHTIRGMGYVLENRSVG
- a CDS encoding heavy metal sensor histidine kinase — its product is MSANSIALRLSGMFTLVALLIFVLIGGALYQQVDRGLGLLPGAELDARYSVLESSVNRFGTPEHWVKIKAKLKLLGEEDKRIRFWVVSSDPSYEYGEPDAQIRAFAQGATGKRDLHLPGHDYPFKVLVSQFVAKEQRPPLRFMIAIDTENFRATQHHLLMALIGLAFVGVVLAALLGFWVSRIGLKPLEKLSQEAQKLAPPKLSGRLQLSPLPPELRQFVNSFNATLDRVEQAYSRLESFNADVAHELRSPLTNLIGQTQVALTRGRSAEHYLEVLESNLEELERLRSIINDMLFLASADQGSKATKLIESSLADEVATTLDYLDFILEDAQVHVQVQGDARVQIEKAHLRRALINLLSNAVQHTAPGQAINVNIEVKEQQVTIGVTNPGEAIALEHLPRLFERFYRVDASRSNSGANHGLGLAIVKAIALMHGGDVFVRSEHGGNTFGITLPV